In Janthinobacterium agaricidamnosum NBRC 102515 = DSM 9628, the DNA window TTTGTGCACCGGGTGGCGATACGGCGCCGCCGTTTCCTGGTGTCGGCGGTGTTGCCCTACTGCTATATCCTGTCGCTCGGCGTCGGCGTGTTGCTGGTCACGCTGGTGGCGGGAACGCTGCAAGTGATGGGCCAGGAAAGTGTCTTCTTGCTCGGCCGTGTATGGTCGCTGGGCGGCGTGTCCGGTCTGTTGCTGTACTTGCTGGGACTGCTAGGCGAAATCCTCGTGCTCAGTTCGATTTATCTGGTGATGCCGGTGGGCCGGCTATCGGTTGCGCACGCCTTGATCGGCGGCGTGACGGCAGCCCTGCTGTGGGAAATCGCGCGCCATGTGCTGGTCTGGTATTTCTCGACCTTGTCGCAAGTCAATGTCGTGTATGGTTCGATGACGACCGCGATCGTGGTGATGTTCAGCCTGGAAATCGGCGCCACCTTGTTATTGCTGGGTGCGCAAGTGATTGCCGAGTATGAAAGAGTCGGGCGCGACCAGCAAGAGTTAGCCGCGCCCAAGCTCGATACCAGTACTGTATATTGATACAGATAATTTGTTGCGCCGCACAAAAAGCTGTGCTATACTCGCTTCAGTGATTGAGATTTGCTTGCAAATAGTCTCACCATCCGGGGCATGCGCCGCGCTACCATCTGTGTAATGTCGGTAACGCGTATGGCGGCAAACCTGGATGTTGTAATTCCGGATACGTTGGTCGAATTTACACGTTGGAGGCACCATGCAGATAGCATGGGCGTCCAAGAATCAGGATGCACTTTGCAGATAGCACTGGCGTCCATGACACGATTAAAGCATTGGTACTACATTGGAACGAAGCCCGCCACCGCGGGCTTTTTTTTCGCCTGAGGATCTCACGGCCCGGTTGACAAGGCGCGGGCGATCAGGATTTTCTGAATGTCGCTGGTGCCTTCGTAGATCTGGCAGACGCGCACGTCGCGGTAGATGCGTTCGACCGGAAAGTCGGATACATAACCGTAGCCGCCATGCACCTGGATCGCGTCGGAACACACCCGCTCCGCCATTTCCGAGGCGAACAGCTTGGCCATCGCCGCTTCTTTGAGGCATGGCAAGCCGGCGTCTTTCATCGATGCCGCGTGCTGTATCAATTGCCGCGCCGCTTCGATCTGGGTCGCCATGTCGGCCAAGCGGAATTGCACCGCCTGGTGTTCGAAGATAGGCTTGCCGAAACTTTCCCGTTCGCGCGCATACAGCAGCGCCGCTTCGTATGCGGCGCGCGCCATGCCGACCGCCTGCGAGGCGATGCCGATGCGTCCGCCTTCCAGGCCGGACAGGGCGATCTTGTAGCCTTGTCCCTCTGCGCCGATCAGGTTGGCTGCCGGAATGCGGCAATTTTCCAGCAGGATTTGCGCCGTGTCCGACGAATGCTGGCCCATTTTCTGTTCCAGCCCGGCCACGATGTAACCCGGCGTCGCGGTCGGCACCCAGAACGCGCTGATGCCTTTCTTGCCGGCTGCCTTGTCGGTCACGGCCAGCACGATGGCGACGTCGGCGTGTTTGCCGCTGGTGATGAATTGCTTGACGCCATTGATCACATAACTGTCGCCATCGCGCACGGCGCTGGTGCGCAGCGCCGACGCGTCGCTGCCGGTGTGCGGCTCGGTCAGGCAAAACGCGCCCAGCATGTCGCCCTGGGCCAGCGGCCGCAGCCATTGCTGTTTTTGGGCATCATTGGCGTACATCATCGCGATACTGCATACCGGGCAATTATTGACGGAAATGATGGTCGAAATGCCGCCATCGCCGGCGGCGATTTCTTCCAGCACCAGCGCCAGCGCCACGTAATCGAGGCCGGCGCCGCCCAGTTCTTCGGGGACCGCCACGCCAAATGCGCCCAGCGCCGCCAACTCCTTCAATTCTTGCTGCGGGAAATGATGTTCCTGGTCCCAGCGCGCCGCGTTCGGGGCCAGGCGCTCGCGCGAAAAAGTGCGCAGGGCGTCGCGTATCATTGTGTGTTCATTGCTCAGTATCATGATGCTCCATCAACGGCTACCAGCCGATAGGCTTGCCGTCGTAGTTGAGGTAGGCCGGCTGCGCCGATGGCGCAAGATTGGCCAGCGTGGAACGGATGCCGATCGCGCTTTGCTCCAGCGACAGGTCGGCGCCGTCGCCGCCCATCTCGGTGCGCACCCAGCCAGGATGCAGCGCCACGCAAGTGGCGCCTTTCGGGCCGAAGTTGAGCGCGGTATCGACCAGCACCGAATTCAAGGCGGCCTTGCTGGCGCGGTATAGCGTGCCGCGCGGATTGCTGCGCTCGCTGAGCGAACCCATATGCGACGATATCACCGCCAGTTTGCCGTGCGCGGCGCACACCAGCGGCGCGATCAGCGGCAGCAGGCGCAATGCGGACAGCACATTGGTATGCATCACCAGGTCGAAATCTTGCTGCGATGGAAAACCGTCGTGGCGCGGGCCGTACACGCCAGCGTTCAGGATGGCCACGTCGAGTTGCTCGCCATCCAGTTTCCAGCCCATGCCGGCCACCGATTCCAGCTTGTTTACGTCCAGCAAATGAACTTCGGCGCCCAGTTCGTGCAGCGCCGCGCCATCTTCTTCCTTGCGCGCGGTGGCGATCACGCGCCAGCCGCCGTGCAGGTATTGACGCGCCAGTTGATTGCCGATGCCGCGCGATGCGCCGATGATGAGTGCCGTAGGCATGTGTGTCCTTTCAATGGTTGAGCCGCTAAGCGTAGCGCGTAACGCTACGCTTGCCTATCATGCCACGGTCAGGCCAGTTCGAGCGCCATCGCGGTCGCTTCGCCGCCGCCGATGCACAGCGCCGCGACGCCGCGCTT includes these proteins:
- a CDS encoding YihY/virulence factor BrkB family protein; this translates as MLMINRRASAYIVSHPLAFTLQTLKGFRANQGLLLAGAVAYYSLLSIVPLLMLVVVALSHVIDEQELLATIGHYLEWLVPGQSTAIVNEVGQFLTHRDVIGWVLLVTMLFFSSLAFTVLENAMSVIFVHRVAIRRRRFLVSAVLPYCYILSLGVGVLLVTLVAGTLQVMGQESVFLLGRVWSLGGVSGLLLYLLGLLGEILVLSSIYLVMPVGRLSVAHALIGGVTAALLWEIARHVLVWYFSTLSQVNVVYGSMTTAIVVMFSLEIGATLLLLGAQVIAEYERVGRDQQELAAPKLDTSTVY
- a CDS encoding acyl-CoA dehydrogenase family protein — protein: MILSNEHTMIRDALRTFSRERLAPNAARWDQEHHFPQQELKELAALGAFGVAVPEELGGAGLDYVALALVLEEIAAGDGGISTIISVNNCPVCSIAMMYANDAQKQQWLRPLAQGDMLGAFCLTEPHTGSDASALRTSAVRDGDSYVINGVKQFITSGKHADVAIVLAVTDKAAGKKGISAFWVPTATPGYIVAGLEQKMGQHSSDTAQILLENCRIPAANLIGAEGQGYKIALSGLEGGRIGIASQAVGMARAAYEAALLYARERESFGKPIFEHQAVQFRLADMATQIEAARQLIQHAASMKDAGLPCLKEAAMAKLFASEMAERVCSDAIQVHGGYGYVSDFPVERIYRDVRVCQIYEGTSDIQKILIARALSTGP
- a CDS encoding SDR family oxidoreductase, producing the protein MPTALIIGASRGIGNQLARQYLHGGWRVIATARKEEDGAALHELGAEVHLLDVNKLESVAGMGWKLDGEQLDVAILNAGVYGPRHDGFPSQQDFDLVMHTNVLSALRLLPLIAPLVCAAHGKLAVISSHMGSLSERSNPRGTLYRASKAALNSVLVDTALNFGPKGATCVALHPGWVRTEMGGDGADLSLEQSAIGIRSTLANLAPSAQPAYLNYDGKPIGW